One region of Mycolicibacterium lutetiense genomic DNA includes:
- a CDS encoding DUF4192 domain-containing protein: MTTPSPSSPEFDFHLNRPGALIAALPAVLGFVPHKSLVLVTVDRGEMGCVMRADLADDMTERVEHLVDLAASAGADAVIAVVVDGDSRDCRVCDDRYRELAAVLDQTLAADGIRLYAAHVVDKVAAGGFWHCADGCGEQGWVDDPGASPLAAAAVLDGRRLYASRDELLQVIRPDPVGRDSMKRPLALVTQRPGYPETRPDVEVRGDVEAAMRAAVQVAEGDRPGGTELARLAVGLSDPRVRDTLYALAVGECAEQAEALWALLARNLPDPWRAEALVLLAFSAYARGDGPLAGVSLDAALEARPTHRMAGMLDTALQAGMRPERIRELAVTGYRLAEQLGVQLPPRRTWRRRAG, translated from the coding sequence ATGACAACACCATCGCCTTCCTCGCCCGAGTTCGACTTCCACCTCAACCGTCCCGGTGCGCTGATCGCCGCGCTGCCCGCGGTGCTCGGCTTCGTTCCGCACAAGAGCCTTGTCCTGGTCACCGTCGACCGGGGCGAGATGGGCTGCGTCATGCGTGCCGATCTGGCCGATGACATGACCGAACGCGTCGAGCACCTGGTCGACCTCGCGGCTTCGGCCGGAGCGGACGCGGTGATCGCCGTGGTGGTGGACGGCGACAGTAGGGACTGCCGGGTGTGCGATGACCGCTACCGCGAATTGGCAGCGGTGTTGGACCAGACCCTTGCCGCCGACGGCATCCGGCTCTACGCCGCGCATGTGGTGGACAAAGTGGCTGCCGGGGGGTTCTGGCACTGCGCAGACGGTTGTGGCGAACAGGGGTGGGTGGATGACCCGGGTGCTTCGCCGCTGGCGGCTGCCGCGGTGCTGGATGGTCGTCGGCTCTATGCCAGCCGTGATGAGCTGCTGCAGGTGATTCGGCCGGATCCGGTCGGCCGTGACTCGATGAAGCGCCCGTTGGCTCTCGTGACGCAGCGGCCCGGGTATCCGGAAACCCGGCCCGACGTCGAGGTGCGCGGTGATGTCGAGGCCGCGATGCGGGCGGCGGTGCAGGTCGCCGAGGGAGATCGACCCGGTGGTACCGAGTTGGCGCGGTTGGCCGTGGGGTTGTCCGATCCCAGGGTCCGCGACACGCTCTATGCGCTGGCGGTCGGGGAGTGCGCCGAGCAGGCCGAAGCGTTGTGGGCGCTGTTGGCCCGCAATCTGCCCGACCCGTGGCGCGCCGAAGCGCTTGTCCTACTGGCGTTTTCCGCTTATGCACGGGGTGACGGGCCGCTGGCCGGGGTATCGCTCGACGCCGCGTTGGAGGCGCGGCCGACGCACCGGATGGCCGGCATGCTCGACACCGCGCTGCAGGCGGGCATGCGACCGGAGCGCATCCGCGAGCTGGCGGTCACCGGCTATCGGCTGGCCGAACAGCTCGGCGTGCAGCTGCCGCCTCGACGGACGTGGCGGCGCAGGGCCGGGTGA
- a CDS encoding YihY/virulence factor BrkB family protein, which yields MTRQPLPVPPSRHHVWHITRRTLSKSWDDSIFSESAQAAFWCALSLPPLLLGMLGSLAYIAPMFGPETLPTIQDQLINAANSFFSPNVVNEIIEPTIRDIVKGARGEVVSVGFVISLWAGSSAVSAFVDSIVEAHDQTLLRHPVRQRFYALGLYVIMLVSAIGVAPLLALGPRAISEHIPDTWDNVLRYGYYPALFLAVFVGVTVLYRVSLPAPIPTHRLMLGAILATVVFLVATFGLRIYLTWITSTGYTYGALATPIAFLLFAFFLGFAIMLGAELNAAIQEEWPASDTHARRLREWLGDKALNGSAQAPDETPTPVPVPEAAEPPPRPPTA from the coding sequence ATGACTCGCCAGCCACTTCCCGTACCTCCATCACGCCACCACGTCTGGCACATCACTCGACGCACACTGTCGAAGAGCTGGGACGATTCCATCTTCTCGGAGTCGGCGCAGGCGGCGTTCTGGTGCGCGTTGTCATTGCCTCCGCTGCTGCTGGGGATGCTGGGCAGCTTGGCCTACATCGCACCGATGTTCGGGCCGGAAACCCTGCCGACGATCCAGGATCAGCTGATCAACGCGGCGAACAGCTTCTTCTCCCCCAACGTCGTCAACGAGATCATCGAACCGACGATCCGCGACATCGTGAAGGGCGCCCGCGGCGAGGTGGTGTCGGTCGGTTTCGTGATCTCGTTGTGGGCCGGGTCGTCGGCCGTATCGGCCTTCGTGGACTCGATCGTGGAGGCGCACGATCAGACACTGCTGCGGCATCCGGTGCGTCAGCGGTTCTATGCGCTGGGCCTCTACGTGATCATGCTGGTCTCTGCGATCGGGGTGGCTCCGCTTCTGGCGCTCGGGCCGCGGGCGATCTCCGAGCACATCCCCGACACCTGGGACAACGTGCTGCGCTACGGGTACTACCCGGCATTGTTCCTCGCCGTATTCGTCGGCGTGACCGTGCTGTACCGGGTCTCGCTGCCCGCTCCGATTCCGACCCACCGCCTGATGCTCGGCGCCATCCTGGCGACCGTGGTGTTCCTGGTCGCCACGTTCGGGCTGCGGATCTACCTGACCTGGATCACCAGCACGGGTTACACCTATGGCGCGCTGGCGACGCCGATCGCATTCTTGCTGTTCGCGTTCTTCCTGGGATTCGCCATCATGCTCGGCGCCGAACTCAACGCGGCGATCCAAGAGGAGTGGCCGGCGTCGGATACCCACGCCAGGAGACTGCGGGAATGGCTGGGCGACAAAGCTCTCAACGGCAGCGCCCAGGCACCGGACGAAACACCCACTCCCGTGCCGGTACCCGAGGCCGCCGAGCCGCCGCCACGGCCGCCTACTGCTTGA
- a CDS encoding DUF7455 domain-containing protein — MNATLTSPELIRADRCDRCGAAARVRAKLPSGAELLFCQHHANEHEAKLVELAAVLETSAADA; from the coding sequence GTGAACGCAACTCTGACCAGTCCAGAGCTAATCAGAGCCGACCGTTGCGATCGTTGCGGTGCGGCCGCGCGCGTGCGTGCGAAGCTGCCCTCGGGGGCCGAGCTGCTCTTCTGCCAGCACCACGCCAACGAGCACGAGGCAAAGCTTGTCGAGCTGGCCGCAGTGCTGGAGACCAGCGCGGCAGACGCCTGA
- a CDS encoding metal-dependent transcriptional regulator codes for MNDLVDTTEMYLRTIYDLEEEGVVPLRARIAERLDQSGPTVSQTVSRMERDGLLHVAGDRHLELTDKGRALAVAVMRKHRLAERLLVDVIGLPWEEVHAEACRWEHVMSEDVERRLVQVLDNPTTSPFGNPIPGLSDLGVGAAGYDDVSLVRLTELPVGLPVAVVVRQLTEHVQGDTELISRLKDAGVVPNARVTVEANDHGGVMIVIPGHEQVELPHHMAHAVRVEKV; via the coding sequence ATGAACGATCTGGTCGACACCACCGAGATGTACCTGCGGACGATCTACGACCTCGAAGAAGAGGGCGTGGTGCCGTTGCGTGCCCGCATCGCCGAAAGGCTCGACCAAAGTGGTCCGACGGTCAGCCAGACGGTATCGCGCATGGAACGCGATGGTCTGCTGCATGTCGCGGGCGACCGCCACCTGGAACTGACCGACAAGGGCCGCGCCCTCGCTGTTGCCGTGATGCGCAAGCACCGGCTGGCCGAGCGGTTGCTCGTCGATGTGATCGGGTTGCCGTGGGAGGAAGTCCACGCCGAAGCATGCCGGTGGGAGCACGTGATGAGCGAGGACGTGGAGCGGCGCCTGGTGCAGGTGCTCGACAACCCCACCACCTCGCCGTTCGGCAACCCCATCCCGGGCCTGTCGGACCTCGGCGTCGGCGCGGCGGGCTACGACGATGTCAGCCTGGTCCGGCTCACCGAACTCCCGGTCGGACTGCCGGTCGCCGTGGTGGTCCGCCAGCTCACCGAACACGTGCAGGGCGACACCGAGCTCATCAGTCGACTCAAGGATGCCGGCGTGGTGCCGAATGCGCGGGTCACCGTCGAGGCCAACGACCACGGTGGCGTGATGATCGTGATCCCGGGGCACGAGCAGGTCGAGCTTCCCCATCACATGGCGCACGCGGTTCGCGTCGAGAAGGTCTAG
- a CDS encoding trypsin-like serine peptidase, whose protein sequence is MMRGTRMAKFTVAAVVLAAATAACTFPGTTTSGAAAHPVSAAPSSSAAAVSALSQAGAESVTPDRRVGALFLGDTTTHTCSGSVLASASADLILTAAHCLLDGVDTTFVPGFGAGAGDTWHVSTVYLDSRWLAEQDPEADYAIVRVTGDSGASLMSAAGGGLALGSAPATGTPVTVTGYPMGEGGSPLACRGAAESSPLGFPSLACAGLTDGFSGAPWVSDSTVTGLVGGLDGGGCDDDVSYSPNFDDRIARLLARAEAGGPGDAAPSAPGSDCS, encoded by the coding sequence ATGATGCGTGGGACCCGGATGGCGAAGTTCACCGTCGCGGCAGTCGTGCTGGCTGCCGCGACCGCGGCCTGCACGTTCCCCGGCACCACAACCAGCGGAGCGGCCGCCCATCCCGTGTCGGCCGCGCCGAGCAGTTCGGCGGCCGCGGTCAGCGCGTTGTCGCAGGCCGGTGCCGAATCGGTGACGCCGGATCGGCGGGTGGGGGCGTTGTTCCTGGGCGACACCACGACGCACACCTGCAGCGGCTCGGTCTTGGCGAGCGCGTCGGCGGACCTCATCCTGACGGCCGCGCACTGCCTGCTCGACGGCGTCGACACCACCTTCGTGCCTGGTTTCGGTGCCGGCGCCGGTGACACCTGGCACGTCAGCACGGTCTATCTGGACTCACGTTGGCTCGCCGAACAGGATCCCGAAGCCGATTACGCGATCGTGCGGGTGACCGGGGATTCCGGGGCAAGCCTGATGTCCGCGGCCGGCGGTGGACTGGCCCTCGGGTCGGCCCCTGCGACGGGAACGCCGGTGACGGTGACCGGTTACCCGATGGGTGAAGGCGGCAGCCCGCTGGCCTGTCGAGGTGCGGCCGAGTCGTCACCGCTGGGGTTTCCGTCTCTGGCCTGTGCGGGCCTGACCGACGGTTTCAGCGGTGCCCCATGGGTTTCCGATTCAACGGTGACCGGGTTGGTCGGCGGGCTCGACGGTGGCGGCTGCGACGACGATGTGTCCTATTCGCCGAATTTCGATGACCGGATCGCCCGGTTGCTGGCCCGTGCCGAGGCCGGCGGTCCCGGCGACGCGGCGCCCTCGGCCCCCGGATCCGACTGCTCGTAG
- a CDS encoding DUF952 domain-containing protein has product MSHLAAVLLAGQADTVHPSPRVLVHLCSAEDWATAQRSGEHRPDSLSGQGFVHLSAPEQVHLPANRLYSGRGDLVLLHIDPAKLTDPVRWEPGVPTDPDAMLFPHLYGPLPVDAVMTTTAYVPDAEGRFAPLAGDTPSS; this is encoded by the coding sequence GTGTCTCACTTGGCCGCCGTGTTGCTGGCCGGGCAAGCTGACACCGTGCATCCATCGCCGCGGGTCCTGGTTCACTTGTGCAGTGCCGAGGATTGGGCGACGGCCCAGCGCAGTGGCGAACACCGTCCGGACTCGCTGAGCGGGCAGGGCTTCGTCCACCTGTCGGCTCCTGAGCAGGTGCATCTGCCGGCGAACCGGCTCTACTCCGGGCGCGGCGACCTGGTGCTGCTGCACATCGATCCGGCGAAGCTGACGGATCCGGTGCGTTGGGAACCGGGGGTTCCGACGGACCCCGACGCGATGCTGTTCCCGCATCTGTACGGTCCGCTGCCCGTGGACGCTGTGATGACCACCACGGCCTATGTGCCCGACGCCGAGGGGCGGTTCGCGCCGTTGGCAGGCGACACGCCGTCGTCGTAG
- a CDS encoding proteasome assembly chaperone family protein: MTDSTDTPDQHYQPDQSGMYELEFPAPQLSSSDGRGPVLIHALEGFSDAGHAIRLAAEHLKDTLDTELVASFAIDELLDYRSRRPLMTFKTDHFTSYEEPQLNLYALHDDVGTPFLLLAGLEPDLRWERFITAVRLLAGQLGVRQVIGLGTIPMAVPHTRPVMLTAHANNKDLIVDHTPWVGEVQVPASVSNLLEFRMAQHGHEVVGYTVHVPHYLAQTAYPPAAEALLAEVARTGSLELPLGKLSEAGAEVYSKINEQVEASDEVAQVVTGLERQYDAFVAAQENRSLLARDEELPSGDELGAEFERFLAQQAGDKHKDDKYKDGRDGFGDGFPNGDNHS, encoded by the coding sequence ATGACCGACAGCACCGACACCCCCGATCAGCACTACCAGCCCGACCAGAGCGGCATGTACGAGCTCGAGTTCCCGGCTCCGCAGCTGTCGTCGTCCGATGGCCGCGGCCCGGTGCTGATCCACGCCTTGGAGGGGTTCTCCGATGCCGGCCACGCGATCCGACTGGCCGCCGAGCATCTCAAGGACACCCTCGACACCGAACTGGTGGCCTCCTTCGCCATCGACGAGCTGCTCGACTATCGGTCGCGCCGGCCGCTGATGACGTTCAAGACCGACCATTTCACCAGCTACGAAGAACCCCAGCTGAACCTGTACGCGCTGCACGACGACGTGGGGACACCGTTTCTGCTGTTGGCCGGCCTGGAGCCGGACCTGCGGTGGGAACGGTTCATCACTGCGGTGCGACTGCTCGCCGGACAACTGGGCGTGCGACAGGTGATCGGGCTGGGCACAATTCCGATGGCGGTGCCCCACACCCGCCCGGTCATGCTCACCGCGCACGCCAACAACAAGGACCTGATCGTCGACCACACCCCGTGGGTCGGCGAAGTCCAGGTCCCGGCGAGCGTTTCCAACCTGCTGGAATTCCGCATGGCCCAGCACGGGCATGAGGTGGTGGGCTACACCGTGCACGTGCCGCACTACCTGGCGCAGACGGCCTATCCGCCGGCCGCCGAGGCGCTGCTGGCCGAAGTGGCCCGGACCGGTTCGCTAGAACTGCCGCTGGGCAAACTGTCCGAGGCCGGGGCCGAGGTGTACAGCAAGATCAACGAGCAGGTCGAGGCCAGCGACGAGGTGGCTCAGGTGGTGACCGGCTTGGAGCGCCAGTACGATGCGTTCGTTGCCGCACAGGAAAATCGGTCTCTGCTGGCGCGCGACGAGGAACTGCCCAGCGGTGACGAGTTGGGAGCCGAGTTCGAACGGTTCCTCGCCCAGCAGGCCGGTGAC
- a CDS encoding sigma-70 family RNA polymerase sigma factor — translation MTVRADQEAAMANATTSRVDSDLDAQSPAADLVRVYLNGIGKTALLNAADEVELAKRIEAGLYAQHVLNTKKRLGENRKRDLATVVRDGEAARRHLLEANLRLVVSLAKRYTGRGMPLLDLIQEGNLGLIRAMEKFDYAKGFKFSTYATWWIRQAITRGMADQSRTIRLPVHLVEQVNKLARIKREMHQNLGREATDEELAEESGIPVEKINDLLEHSRDPVSLDMPVGTDEEAPLGDFIEDENAMSAENAVISELLHTDIRHVLATLDEREQQVIRLRFGLDDGQPRTLDQIGKLFGLSRERVRQIEREVMSKLRNGERADRLRSYAS, via the coding sequence ATGACAGTTCGAGCTGATCAGGAGGCCGCCATGGCAAATGCCACCACAAGCCGCGTCGACAGTGATCTGGACGCCCAGAGCCCTGCCGCCGACCTCGTGCGCGTGTATCTGAACGGCATTGGCAAAACGGCGTTGCTCAACGCCGCCGATGAAGTAGAACTCGCCAAGCGCATCGAGGCGGGCTTGTACGCCCAGCACGTGCTCAACACCAAGAAGCGCCTGGGCGAGAACCGCAAACGCGACCTGGCCACCGTCGTCCGCGACGGTGAGGCAGCACGCCGGCACCTGCTGGAGGCCAACCTCCGCCTCGTGGTGTCGCTGGCCAAGCGCTACACGGGACGCGGCATGCCACTGCTGGACCTGATCCAGGAAGGAAACCTGGGCCTGATCCGCGCGATGGAGAAGTTCGACTACGCCAAGGGTTTCAAGTTCTCCACCTACGCCACCTGGTGGATCCGGCAGGCCATCACTCGTGGGATGGCGGACCAGAGCCGCACCATCCGCCTGCCCGTCCACCTGGTGGAGCAGGTCAACAAGCTGGCCCGGATCAAGCGGGAGATGCACCAGAACCTCGGCCGCGAGGCCACCGACGAGGAACTGGCCGAGGAGTCGGGGATCCCGGTCGAGAAGATCAACGACCTGCTCGAGCACAGCCGCGACCCGGTGAGCCTGGATATGCCGGTCGGCACCGACGAGGAAGCCCCGCTGGGCGACTTCATCGAGGACGAGAACGCGATGTCGGCCGAGAACGCCGTCATCTCCGAGCTGCTGCACACCGACATCCGCCACGTGCTGGCCACGCTCGACGAGCGTGAGCAGCAGGTGATCCGCCTGCGGTTCGGCCTCGACGATGGCCAGCCCCGCACGCTGGATCAGATCGGCAAGCTGTTCGGTTTGTCTCGCGAGCGGGTCCGCCAGATCGAGCGTGAGGTGATGTCCAAGCTCCGCAACGGCGAGCGGGCCGATCGCCTGCGCTCCTACGCCAGCTAG
- a CDS encoding DUF3099 domain-containing protein, giving the protein MKQSHELSFDDDFGDDFGKEARPVLITQAAPAYEVQHRQRVRKYLTLMAFRIPALLLAALAYNIWENGLISLAIIVASIPLPWIAVLIANDRPPRSAEEPRRYAGRRERIPLFPTAERPALQSDAVLPPQPDPVRSDHDDPS; this is encoded by the coding sequence ATGAAACAAAGCCACGAGCTGAGTTTCGACGACGATTTCGGCGACGATTTCGGCAAGGAAGCCCGCCCGGTTCTCATCACCCAAGCCGCACCCGCCTACGAAGTGCAGCACCGCCAGCGCGTCCGCAAGTACCTCACGCTGATGGCGTTCCGTATCCCGGCGCTGCTCCTGGCCGCTCTCGCCTACAACATCTGGGAGAACGGGCTCATCTCCCTGGCGATCATCGTGGCGTCGATACCGCTGCCGTGGATCGCGGTACTGATCGCCAACGATCGTCCCCCGCGTTCGGCCGAGGAACCGCGGCGTTACGCCGGTCGCCGCGAGCGGATTCCACTGTTCCCCACCGCGGAGCGCCCAGCGTTACAGAGTGACGCGGTTCTGCCACCGCAACCGGACCCCGTGCGGTCCGACCACGATGACCCCAGCTGA
- a CDS encoding DUF3039 domain-containing protein: METQTIERPDTDERVDDGTDDDTPKFFHYVKKNKIAESAVMGTHVVALCGEVFPVTKSAKPGSPVCPDCKKIYESLKQ, translated from the coding sequence ATGGAGACCCAGACCATCGAGCGCCCGGACACCGACGAACGCGTCGACGACGGGACCGACGACGACACCCCCAAGTTCTTCCACTACGTCAAGAAGAACAAGATCGCCGAAAGCGCCGTCATGGGTACGCATGTGGTCGCGCTGTGCGGCGAGGTGTTCCCGGTGACGAAGTCAGCCAAGCCCGGCTCCCCGGTGTGCCCGGATTGCAAGAAGATCTACGAATCACTCAAGCAGTAG